In the genome of Colletotrichum lupini chromosome 8, complete sequence, one region contains:
- a CDS encoding MOSC domain-containing protein: MNWKPSITSSTKINGNNRERERSIIIMDPNISASALGEPHHLGIGFYLLPFATFLCFLVPVLYIFPPIPATTSDALRSTHTKIGVSPPKSNLRDQYSVKADAGSTSNAGTGTGPVARVKALCVYPIKSCRGIEVTRSKLLPTGLEFDRLYTFAQLKSRFPAAVDDSAEAKDEHTWEFVTQRQFPLLATVKVDVYVPDATKSTVFMEKSSDAWIVMRFPWREPGFRGTMSWVASKIRDGWRGRPEMEVLLPVEFPTDAEIAERGYTREDVKVWKEVVPALNMEKELPGELCRYLGVSNKLALFRVDPGQLREVYRCAPRKEEAGYQPIVGFQDAYPLHIMNISSLQDFDAKVPKDDELKHLDVRRFRSNIIVSDAPAYDEESWKWVNFTQGTSKVTVPAKFQVSCRTVRCKMPNVDPVTGARHGAEPDRSLRKLRDVDEGAPRMGCLGMQMCPLFEGTDRVEYMQAWLEVGMDVSVLERGDHVYIKQ; encoded by the exons ATGAACTGGAAGCCCTCGATTACATCGTCGACGAA GATCAACGGCAAtaacagagagagagaaagaagcaTAATCATAATGGACCCAAATATCTCGGCATCCGCTCTGGGTGAGCCACACCACCTGGGCATCGGCTTCTACCTCCTCCCCTTCGCCACGTTCCTCTGCTTCCTCGTCCCGGTCCTCTACATCTTCCCCCCCATCCCGGCCACCACCAGCGACGCCCTACGCTCAACCCACACCAAGATTGGCGTCTCGCCGCCAAAGAGCAACCTCCGGGACCAGTACTCCGTCAAGGCCGACGCCGGCAGCACTTCCAATGCCGGCACCGGCACCGGGCCCGTCGCCCGGGTCAAGGCGCTCTGCGTCTACCCCATCAAATCATGCCGCGGCATCGAAGTGACCCGGAGCAAGCTCCTCCCGACGGGCCTGGAATTCGACAGGCTGTACACTTTCGCGCAGCTCAAGTCCCGCTTCCCGGCCGCCGTGGACGACTCGGCCGAGGCGAAGGACGAACACACCTGGGAATTCGTCACGCAGCGCCAGTTCCCGCTCCTCGCGACCGTCAAGGTAGACGTCTACGTGCCCGACGCGACCAAGTCCACAGTCTTCATGGAAAAGTCCTCCGACGCGTGGATCGTGATGCGGTTCCCCTGGCGGGAACCGGGGTTCCGGGGCACCATGTCGTGGGTGGCGTCCAAGATCCGGGACGGGTGGAGGGGCCGGCCGGAGATGGAGGTGCTGTTGCCGGTCGAGTTCCCGACGGACGCGGAGATTGCGGAGCGCGGTTACACGCGCGAGGACGTCAAGGTGTGGAAGGAGGTCGTGCCGGCTCTGAACATGGAGAAGGAGTTGCCGGGGGAGCTGTGTCGGTATTTGGGGGTGAGCAACAAGCTGGCGCTGTTCCGGGTTGATCCGGGGCAGTTGAGGGAGGTGTATCGGTGTGCGCCGCGGAAGGAGGAGGCTGGGTATCAACCTATTGTTGGATTCCAGGATGCT TATCCCCTGCATATCATGAACATCAGCAGTCTCCAGGACTTTGACGCCAAGGTGCCCAAGGACGACGAACTCAAGCATCTCGATGTCAGGAGGTTCCGGTCCAACATCATTG TCTCTGATGCGCCAGCCTACGATGAGGAATCATGGAAATGGGTCAACTTCACCCAGGGCACCTCAAAGGTCACCGTCCCGGCCAAATTCCAAGTCTCGTGCCGTACCGTCCG CTGCAAAATGCCAAACGTCGACCCAGTAACCGGCGCCCGCCACGGCGCCGAACCGGACCGGTCCCTCCGCAAGCTCCGCGATGTCGACGAGGGCGCCCCGCGCATGGGGTGCCTCGGCATGCAAATGTGCCCGCTCTTCGAGGGCACCGATCGCGTCGAGTACATGCAGGCCTGGCTCGAGGTCGGCATGGACGTATCCGTGCTTGAGCGCGGCGACCACGTGTACATCAAGCAGTGA
- a CDS encoding RecF/RecN/SMC N terminal domain-containing protein, with protein MRVIEVIIDGFKSYAVRTVISGWDESFNSITGLNGSGKSNILDAICFVLGITNMTTVRAQNLQDLIYKRGQAGVTKASVTIVFDNRDKKKSPIGFEEYSTISVTRQIVLGGTSKYLINGHRAQQQTVQNLFQSVQLNINNPNFLIMQGRITKVLNMKPVEILAMIEEAAGTRMFEDRRDKALKTMAKKEMKLQEITELLRDEIEPKLEKLRTEKRAFLDFQQTQNDLERLTRVVVAHDYVRCQEKLEQSAADLEGKKQRQKDLEESAARLKSEISHLEEDVKRVRAQRDKELKKGEKAQALEDAVKKHSNELVRLATVMDLKKSSMAEEKEKKTAVEKNVAELEATLQEKTQAFEEIKARFDAAKDDLEKQSQEAESKEELLQTLQTGVASKDGQESGYQGQLQDARNRATASVTEQEQAKMKIAHLEKRIKEEEPRAKKAKEQNADLLRDLEGLRSQAQKLEKELGRLGFEPGQEEQLYQKQSSLQQQIRGLRQEADGLKRKVANIDFNYADPTPNFDRSKVKGLVAQLFTLDKQNTQAGTALEICAGGRLYNVVVDSEVTGTQLLQGGKLRKRVTIIPLNKIAAFKASAQAIGAAQRIAPGKVDLALSLVGYDNEVSAAMEYVFGNTLICADAETAKRVTFDPNVRMRSITLEGDSYDPSGTLSGGSSPNSSGVLVTLQKLNEITRQLKETESSLHQLQLTIASEKSKLDHARKIKQELDLKSHEIKLGEEQISSNSSSSIIQEVQNMKETIAQLKSDTAEAKKRHSEATADVKRIEKDMKDFDNNKDAKLVELQKSLDKLRADLTKNTASVKVLQKEVQGAQLDSEQVSGDLSAAREQQQEVEVAIKAQQQDVEDLVKQQSTLQETLDGVQAELDDERAKLHGFDDELHALEDATRSKNARIAEESLEMQKLGHQVERFHKEQQSAVQTVAHMEKEHDWIADEKENFGRSGTPYDFKGQNIGECKSTLRNLTDRFQGMKKKINPKVMNMIESVEKKEVSLKHMMKTVIRDKRKIEETIISLDDYKKKALQETWEKVNGDFGQIFNELLPGSFAKLDPPEGKTISDGLEVKVSLGKVWKQSLTELSGGQRSLIALSLIMALLQFKPAPMYILDEVDAALDLSHTQNIGRLIKTRFKGSQFIVVSLKDGMFQNANRIFRTRFSEGTSMVQALTPADMK; from the exons ATGAGGGTCATAGAGGTCATTATAGAC GGCTTCAAGTCGTATGCCGTGCGAACGGTGATTTCGGGATG GGACGAAAGTTTCAACTCGATCACTGGTCTCAACGGTTCCGGAAAGTCCAACATCTTGGACGCCATCTGCTTCGTTTTGGGAATTACCAACATGACAACAGTCCGAGCGCAAAATCTCCAG GATCTTATCTACAAGCGCGGTCAAGCCGGTGTGACGAAAGCGAGTGTTACGATTGTTTTCGACAACAGAGACAAGAAGAAGTCGCCGATCGGCTTCGAAGAGTACTCAACCATCAGTGTAACTCGACAAATCGTCCTTGGCGGCACATCCAAATACCTCATCAATGGACACCGAGCCCAACAACAGACTGTACAAAACCTTTTCCAGTCTGTCCAGCTAAACATCAACAACCCAAATTTCCTCATTATGCAGGGCCGAATCACAAAGGTTCTCAACATGAAGCCGGTCGAAATTCTGGCCATGATTGAAGAAGCTGCGGGAACCAGAATGTTTGAGGACAGGAGGGACAAGGCGCTTAAGACCATGGCAAAGAAAGAGATGAAACTGCAAGAAATCACCGAGCTGCTACGAGACGAGATCGAGCCGAAGCTCGAGAAGCTCAGGACGGAGAAGCGAGCCTTCCTGGACTTCCAACAAACCCAGAACGATCTCGAGCGTCTTACACGGGTGGTCGTGGCGCACGACTACGTAAGGTGCCAAGAAAAGCTTGAGCAATCCGCAGCAGACCTGGAGGGCAAGAAACAAAGACAAAAAGACCTCGAGGAGTCTGCGGCACGACTGAAGAGCGAAATCTCCCACCTTGAAGAGGATGTCAAACGAGTCCGAGCTCAGCGCGACAAGGAGTTGAAGAAAGGAGAAAAGGCGCAAGCCTTGGAGGATGCCGTCAAGAAGCACTCAAACGAGCTGGTCAGACTTGCCACGGTCATGGACTTGAAGAAGTCCAGCATGGCGGAAGAGaaagagaagaagacggCTGTCGAGAAGAACGTCGCGGAGCTGGAGGCGACACTGCAAGAAAAGACTCAGGCCTTTGAGGAGATCAAAGCCCGATTCGACGCAGCCAAGGACGACCTGGAGAAGCAAAGCCAAGAAGCCGAATCCAAGGAGGAACTCTTGCAAACCTTGCAGACTGGTGTTGCATCCAAGGATGGTCAAGAAAGCGGTTACCAAGGCCAGCTGCAAGACGCAAGGAACCGCGCGACAGCATCGGTTACCGAACAGGAGCAAGCAAAGATGAAAATTGCTCATCTCGAAAAGCGTatcaaggaggaggagccgCGAGCCAAGAAGGCGAAAGAGCAGAATGCCGACCTTCTCAGGGATCTCGAAGGCCTAAGGTCACAGGCGCAGAAGCTCGAGAAAGAGCTCGGACGACTAGGCTTTGAGCCCGGCCAGGAAGAGCAATTGTACCAGAAGCAGTCGTCCCTGCAGCAGCAGATCCGAGGTCTTCGACAGGAGGCCGACGGCCTGAAGCGCAAGGTCGCCAACATTGACTTCAACTATGCCGACCCGACACCCAACTTCGATAGATCAAAGGTCAAGGGCTTGGTTGCCCAGCTGTTTACACTCGACAAGCAAAACACGCAAGCCGGTACTGCGCTCGAGATTTGCGCTGGCGGTCGCCTTTACAACGTCGTGGTTGACTCCGAAGTCACTGGCACTCAACTGCTTCAAGGAGGAAAGCTTCGCAAGCGTGTCACCATCATTCCTTTGAACAAGATTGCGGCCTTCAAAGCCTCGGCTCAGGCCATCGGGGCTGCCCAAAGAATTGCACCAGGCAAGGTTGACCTAGCCCTGTCACTCGTCGGCTACGACAATGAGGTCTCCGCCGCTATGGAGTATGTATTCGGCAACACTCTCATCTGCGCAGATGCAGAGACGGCCAAGAGGGTCACCTTCGACCCCAACGTTAGAATGAGGTCCATCACCCTTGAGGGTGATTCTTATGACCCTTCAGGCACACTCTCGGGTGGTAGCTCCCCCAACTCCAGTGGTGTGCTCGTCACGCTGCAAAAGCTTAACGAGATCACACGCCAACTCAAGGAGACCGAGTCTTCGTTGCACCAGCTTCAGCTCACTATTGCGAGTGAGAAGTCAAAACTTGACCACGCTCGCAAGATCAAGCAGGAACTTGACCTGAAGAGCCACGAGATCAAGCTTGGTGAAGAGCAGATTAGCAGCaactcttcttcttcaatCATCCAAGAGGTGCAGAACATGAAGGAAACCATTGCCCAGCTCAAGAGCGACACTGCGGAGGCCAAAAAGAGGCATTCCGAAGCCACTGCTGACGTCAAGCGGATTGAGAAGGACATGAAGGACTTCGACAACAACAAGGATGCCAAGCTTGTTGAGCTCCAGAAGTCATTGGACAAGCTGAGGGCCGACCTAACCAAGAACACTGCTTCCGTCAAGGTTCTACAGAAGGAAGTACAGGGCGCTCAGCTCGACTCAGAACAGGTCTCTGGCGATTTGTCCGCGGCCCGCGAACAGCAGCAAGAGGTTGAAGTAGCCATCAAGGCCCAGCAGCAGGACGTCGAGGATCTTGTCAAGCAGCAAAGCACCCTGCAAGAGACTCTTGACGGTGTCCAGGCCGAGCTTGACGATGAGCGGGCCAAGCTCCATGGATTCGATGACGAACTCCACGCCCTTGAAGATGCTACCCGATCCAAGAACGCCCGCATCGCCGAGGAGAGTCTCGAGATGCAGAAGCTTGGCCATCAGGTCGAAAGGTTCCACAAGGAGCAGCAATCGGCCGTGCAAACTGTTGCGCACATGGAGAAGGAGCACGACTGGATTGCCGACGAGAAGGAGAACTTTGGCCGTTCAGGAACGCCGTATGACTTCAAGGGTCAGAACATTGGCGAGTGCAAGTCGACGCTCCGTAACCTCACGGACCGCTTCCAGGGCATGAAGAAGAAGATCAACCCCAAGGTCATGAACATGATTGAGAGTgtcgagaagaaggaggtgtCACTCAAGCACATGATGAAGACTGTCATCCGCGACAAGCGCAAGATCGAGGAGACCATCATCAGCCTGGACGACTACAAAAAGAAGGCCCTGCAAGAGACATGGGAGAAGGTCAACGGCGACTTTGGTCAGATTTTCAACGAGCTCTTGCCCGGCAGTTTCGCCAAGTTGGACCCCCCTGAAGGCAAGACCATTAGCGATGGTCTCGAAGTCAAGGTATCCCTTGGCAAGGTGTGGAAGCAGAGCTTGACTGAGCTGTCTGGTGGTCAGAG ATCTCTCATCGCCCTTTCACTCATCATGGCCCTGCTGCAGTTCAAGCCTGCGCCCATGTACATTCTTGACGAGGTTGACGCCGCGCTGGATCTGTCCCACACGCAAAATATTGGTCGCCTGATCAAGACGCGTTTCAAGGGCTCGCAGTTCATCGTCGTCTCTCTCAAGGACGGCATGTTCCAGAACGCGAACCGCATCTTCCGAACTCGCTTCAGCGAAGGAACCAGTATGGTTCAAGCATTGACGCCTGCTGACATGAAGTAA